In Nymphaea colorata isolate Beijing-Zhang1983 chromosome 10, ASM883128v2, whole genome shotgun sequence, the genomic stretch TTcctttaaaaatatgaaaatttggaCAACCATTAACGACTTCATCTACGTTACAACAACGGCATAATGAAGAACACCGGAAAGCAAAACCATGGACAGCAAAAATAATCTCAtcgaaaaataaagaaaaaggacagAATGGAGAAGGAAGAGAATCACCTCCCCGAAACTCCTTGCCCCAATAGAGCTGATTGTAATAGGTGCGGCAGTGTCTTGTCCCCTGAATCTACGGTGAAACCGACTACCCGGCGCCGGTTCGACGGGTACCAAGCCGCCCACGGAGGATGCAGCATCCGCCGTCAATGGCAGGTGACTAGAACTCCAGAGGTCCGGACAAGCGTTTGAGCGTCTCCGACCTCGAACGGAAGAAGAAGCTGTCGGCGCCGTTCTACGGTGAGGGCCGCGAACTCGTCTGCTGGGCTTGGGCTCCCAGTCGGCGGAAGCCCGGATGACGCTGGCGGCGGTCGCCGGAATGTAGACGTCTGGCGTCGACGTGCAGGAGAGGTGGCGGAAGGCGCCGCGCTTAAGGATACCTGGCTCGCCGTTGCCGGCGTCGGAGAAGACAGTAGAAAGGAAGCCGGGGCTGCAGCCATCGGCCGGTTCGGCTGAGAGCGAGAGACTCTGGTGTGTTTGCCTGCTACTCTGCCTCCAcgtcgaagaagaagaagaagaagaggcagcCCTCCTTCTCctatccatctctctctccctctctttctccgaTGAACAAAGAGAGACAACTGATAACAACTACACGACCACCCACTTTCTCGTTCTCTCGGATGAGAGTGGcggcaccctctctctctctctctctctctctgtgcgaTAGCAAATGCAAATGCAGAGGCACCTCTCCGTCTCTCTGTCTCACGCCCTGACCGGTAGTAGGGGTAGATTCGAACGATGGCGAGAACGTCCTCTCGAAAACAATCATATGGTCAGCGATGATTTACAGAAgtagcctctctctctctcgatcgatCTACTTGGCGAGAGGTAGTTGACCCATGTTCTTTGCTGTGTCTTTTTCCTGGAAAGAGAAGCCACAACCAGCCTGGCTGACTGTGGCCGGATGACGAGGGgacctctctctccttccttagCCAAGAGCGTGATCATCGGTCCTCAAGCAACCACAGAAGCTCCCCATCCTTCTAAGCGACCATCTCCATGCGGCTTCACTTTCTGCCTGTCCTGTAGCAGCTCGAGTCCGTTGGGGTCAGCTCAGCGCCTCTCTGTTTTGCACACACTTACACGGTTAGAAGCGGAATCCATTATTAGCTTACTCGAATTCTCTTTCATGGAGCTACCTTCTCTCCGGAGCCTTACGgctctttttctcctttgtcGATTGTATACCAGGTAATCAACTTTAACTTTTTAGAAAGAGAATCGAGAGAAAGGGTACAGAGGAGACAAAGGTCGTGGGCGAGTCACGAGGAGTTGAAGGTTTACGTCTTCCTTTTCGTAATTCCCGAGGGCCTGCCATCGATAGCCCCACTACGAGAGATCACCGATTCGCAACCAGAACTCCTCGTTTCAATGGCTCGGCTAAATTGGCTAGGGAACagccacataaaaaaaaaaaaaaaaactgtattATATTATTCAAGAACATGTAAAAATcatgaacaaaaatataaaagtatttaaacatttaaaaatgagaaataaaagtATAATGCATACCAACGGTATTGCGTCGAATTAATTGGCAGCCAGTTCAGTTCCAATCGGCAGGCTTCCCTAACTAGTTCTCTTGCTGAGCAACAAAGGCATGGCGACCTGATATCTTCCCTGCAAAAGACATCTGGTGTATTTATTTAACTTAACTTTCGCTTGtccaaagcaaaagaaagataaagataaaagaagaaaaggaacaaaaagaaactgtGACGGGTGAGGAAGAAAGAACACCAAGGCCGTTGGCCTGGTCTGCCCTCgctctttttgtcattttgtgaTCACTCTTGCGTCAAGAATCTGACCCGGTAAATCGCGCGATCAACTGATTCGGCCAAATTGATTTGTAAACCGGTAAAAATTATTTAATTCCTTAGAAATGACAAACAGATATAATGTATCTATAAAAAAAGAATATCCCGGAGTTTTTAATCCGGAACCAACTCCGTGCCAAGAGTGAGCCTGCCACAAGCTTATTGGCATCCATAATAAAGACAAGCAACAGCGTGGGGTGGTGCTCGTAAAAAGttgtttatacatatacatttatCTTATATTATGCATGCAAAGTACCATTATTATATCGTATATATAGCTGACCATATTGGgtcatatatataacacaatcTCGAGCACTTAAAACGGACGTTCGATGAAATTCAAAACACTACCCAGCCAATGCAAAGGCAAATTTTGCTTGTGCATTGAACTAAGCTTCAGTGCATAATGCCTGACTAAAAAGAAACTCATTGGCTAAGCTAATCCTTGTACATTTTTGGTTGAGCAATGAGACCGACAATTTGATAAAGAGTTGAAACTTTCACCCAATCTCTTATCTTTCTATGTCGACTTTTGGTTAAGCCTGAGGCTGGGTGGGCGTCCTAGTGCCCCCGCAGTTGACGTGTGAACTCGTCATGGGCCCACATGATCCTCGTGGCTAAGGCGTTGAACCAATGCTCCACGTGGTCCCGGGCTCTACTGGGGCCACGGACTTGCCTTTGAGGATCCAGATCTAAATGGGTTCCGTAGTCCAGTGCAAATTCATTATAGGAACACAAATGTTGTGAAAAGTTTAAgttattttcaagttttataaGCGAGAACCAAATCAAGTGGTGGCTAAATATTGGACTTTTGGACCGGGTTTAGCTCCTATATGTCCCCAACTGATTTCATAAcattttggatcgggtctggccCAAATCCATTTCACCAAAATGAATGGGAAGATAGATCTGGCAACGAGATATCTCTTCGTATGATGCCTTTTGTCTCACCTACCAAACCTAACCGAGCAACTTGGTGCACCCCAGTTGCCCTCTTGCATTGAGAGCTTGCCCCCTTTTTGTACTGAATCTCCTCAATTATTTGCAAGGGGAAAGAAGGGTTGCTACTATTCAAGAGTCAAATACAAACAAGCGGATTTCATGGACGCAATTGTAGATATCAATCAATATTCAATGTGAAATGCTCTGTACAAGATGCGCATGAGGTGCTTGATATTGCATCAGACTCTTGTTCAAAAGCTTTGGGAGATTCAATGAGGTGTGGTCACCAAATTAAGACCCAACGGGTCGGGCCGGATACAAGTCCAAGATGTCACTTTCAGTCAGCTGTGCTTGGTCCAATTGATTTACTTGTCTCGTATATCAACTGTTTGCTTTACTGACCCAGTCTATCTCACGGGTGTTATTACTACTGGGCCTTTTGTGACGGCACAGCCATTAATGGCTGTGGTCTAATGCAGATTACTCCATTCAACTGGTTCTTTGATCTAAGACATTATTATTGTATCTACCATTTAATTTGATACTGATTGAGCAACTACGCAAATAATCAACACGAAAGCTTCTTCCTCATTTTGCTCACAAAAGTCAATAATATAGGATTAAGACTACCGTGGAAAACGTATTACATAGAGTTTCATTGGACAATTGTGAGCAGCCCTTTTAATTTGATGGTACAGCAGGCTGTCGACCAGTCCTTGCTGTTGCTGTTCAGTAGGCCAATTTGAGCAGCCTGAGCATCCGGTCGGTAGCTGGCCGGAGTccgaaccaaaaaaaaaaaaaaaaaaaacatcggCCCAGCCCGGATGGACTCGATAgtagttttttaatatatattatataattacAATGTTAtattatgatttttaatatttatatattattttttattaacaatatatacTTTATAATTTAATCGGATTGGGCTCGGTTGAGGGTCATACCAGGTTTCGAGTGTGGGTGTCAGGCCAAGCCTAAACCTGGGTTTCTATGTCGAGTCGACCCGATGCCCAAGATTATTTGAGCCTATCTTTGGACACAAAAGAGGCCCTTAATTAAGCCTTAGGGTTTCGATTTAAGTTGTGGTTTTTGAGTATAAAATTGAGAATAAACCCCaagggcttgtgtgggcaattgcccacgtAAACCCATATAAATTGCTTACAGTTATTAGTCCTTCAAAGCAGTTTACTTATTGGTTGTTGCTTAAaagttatatttgaaaattgaaatatcaGTGTCCCTCTAGCTGCCAGAAATTTCTCTCTCGGTCAGTTTACACAATGTTTAATTTGTTATTGATCCATAATAAGGCCTGTGCTGGATTTCCCTACGATTTCTCCACTGAGGAAGAAAGATTACGACCTAAATGGAGCACTACGAATTATATATGTTCATTGAAGTTGGCGCGTCTTCTGCAGTCCAGAGAGATCGAAGCTCGGGAAGCTTCCCGGTAAAGTTAGTGGCCGAGATAACCTTCCATGAAGGATCGAGATAGGACCAATGGTGACGGATGGGACAAATTAGCTTGAGTAGATAAACGTTTTAGTTTGGTGCAATGCCTGCTAAAATAAATAACAGATTATCGTCTTTCGAGGATGGTTCATATTATCCGTACGTACTCACATCTATTGCTGGTCCACCGGAAGTaggcatatgtatatatgtgtaatTGATAAATACCAGACCACTTTGCTGAGACtatgaacaaaatttttaaGGGTTTTCACAATCTAAGCTTATGGATGTATCTTAAGAGTGTTTTGATTACgaatatattaagttagtcttTTGTGACTCTAATGAtgcttttttaataataaaaaatgaacagcccttaagcatcaaaattttgatagttgaaaaatgaatttttttttaaaataacattaaTTAAGACATGATTTATGTtgaattagtgtttataaatatGCTAGGATGTTCACATTTTgctggtttatatatatatatgtgtgtgttcaAACTTTAATTGTACCAAAAAATTGGTGATACCTTAAACAGGGGAGGAACCTTGAAAAGCCAGCTTATGAGACTACTTTACTTCGTTATATCCTTCCTTCCCCTGAGAATCACCAATTTTAGGATAGAAAGAAATTCTGGAATTAgttgaatattatatatatatatataagaaagagatAGAGGGGAAAGATGGATATGCTGGCCCACTCTTTTTGGTTGGATTCCGTGAAGTTTGCACCGCTAAGTTGTTTATTCAacttaaatccaaagctgaataattaattaaaaagttTATTAGGTTAATGAACTCTATACTTGTACGTGTTTCTACAGAAGGTGGCAAGCCTGATTCAATTGCCAAAAACCTAGATCTATCGtgaaaatgtatatatttttttcgaaTGCACTTTGAGTTAAAATATCTCTTAGTAAATGAGAATCTGCACAACAGACCCATAAGCTGAAAATGGACGGGAAATATATATGGTGAACTTAGCTAGACTCATGGCAGCTTATGATAAGATCAGAAGCTCATTGAGCTCTTGATCTGCTCAACCAGAAGGCCGTAACTGGCCGTAGGCCTGTGTACGGAGTTCTTGTTAGCCGTTACATTCTTGATATGAAAGGGCACACTGTGCATTATAATATTTTGGGGTACAGTCTTCTATTTTATATTTGCATGTTGATGGCTTTCCTGGTAGCATCACTGGTAACCAATGACAGAGTTGTCGACAATGTCGGCAGAGGTGATCTGTATcatcatgttttctttcatcTACCACACAGATCAATCTTTAAACTATTGGTCAGTGGGGGAAATTGTTCCATTGACCCAAAAGGATGGTAGAACGAATCAATGGAGCTCGACACAGACTGCGTCGTCTTAGTTTTAAAAAGGCCAACTGTGGGCAAGATCTTGTCACGTAATGATCTCCCCATGTGAACGTACCACATGAGATACTGCAACCCCCTTTTTAATTCTCTGCCACTTCACGCGGATCTTGTCTTAGTTTTGCTGGGCACAGATTCTCGTTCACTGCCTATTTAGCACCATGGAGGCTTAGAGCTGCTTCACCATAGAAGTTCTATGGCGACTTGGGTGCACACAATCACGTATCCCTTGAGGAAGGCCCGCAGTTTCTTCTCATCTGCTAAGAACAGGAAGACTCATTCAGGTACGTATTttccatcaccaccaccatcgtcATTTTCATATGCTGTTCAATTTCTCGTGGGAAACAAGTTCCTCACCCCAGGACAACATCTTTTATTGATTCGACGAGCTCATTTTTTCAGAGTGCCAAATAAAACAGTTGGATCTCCACGGGGAAGTCATGGCATGCGCCTATGAGGATGTCCAGGTGATGTGGTCGATGCTGAAGGAGTCCAGATCATGCATTGCCCAGTCCTGAGATGAAGCATGCCATCACAAAATGTATCTATCATCTAGGTTTTTTCAATCCACTGTGTAAATATGGGGCATTTGAGGTCTGAATCAGATGCCTTGTAGCAGCAGTTAGGCTTTGCATCTTTGGTATCCACATGATGCAAGAACATCATGGTGAGATTTTGTTGCAAAGACTTTTAAACATGTAGGTACTTTTCCGGTCTCTTGTTTTCTGAGATCAGAGAAATGTTGAGGTATCTTATTGTGGATCAGTTGTATGCTAGCATGGCATGGCGATGAGGGGATGAGGATTTATACAATTACACGAGCTGATAACCGCAGACACAAGTTATTtcctcctttttgtttttggggattAGTCTAAATTGCAGAAAGCTATACTGGTTGGCCAGGCGCATGTAATGTACCCCAATCTATTTGGGAAGCGGGCTAAATCGTCTTCGATTTTGTGCCGACCATCCTTTTGAAACTTGCGATATCGTTTCAACTTGGTAGGTTGCTCATAGAGTTCTTTTGGGCAAAGTTTGATGTCATCTGTCAAATTTTatctatgaatctgccccaatcaGAACACTTACACTTGCCAAACGAACAACCAGTAGCAATATTTAACTCAGTGTTGTTAAGTTTATAGCTAATGAGTTGCACGTAGAAGGAAAAGCTTTTAGCTGAGAGGCAGCCCCTTCAAAAAATTAATGGCTTAAGGAGGTCATTGAGTAGATATTAACCAAATTGctaaggggcactcatatgtaaaTAATGAATTGTGTGGATGTTTGTAGGCAATTTTTACATGTGCACCTTGTTGGGGATCGGCACTTGCATCATCAGAAGTTGCACAtaggtgaattttttttttttttttttttgtaagtctTTCGTCAAACAACAATTTTGAGTTTTACATTGGACAAGTAATGGATATGTCATGTTTGAAGAATTCACAACAACAAAAGGCAACTAATGATCAGTATAGCATATGTTACTGGAGAAATTTGAAACTCGAAcccttttgttgttttattaaaAGTTAATTAGGCACTTTTCCGTTCTTTTACCCTCTATGAGGAGAGGTCCCTATTTTTTGCTATTAGGGATGCATCGGGGGAGTTACACTCAATGTATACTTCAAACTTTTTTAATACTCTTAGGATCGCTTGCTTTTGGTTACTTTCCAAACATGTTTGGAGAAAAGCGAAGGATATGCTCCAACCCTAACACAAAATCACATGCCTTCATATGGTTTCATTGGCTTGTAAAATATAGCCAATTGACCGTTGACTGGGTCATTAAAAATAAGAGGGGTGGGAACAGCTTGGAGGACACCCTTCTCTAACCAAATGttgtcaagtttttttaatgagttttttaaATCTTTGTTTGGGTGACACGTCGAAAACAAACCTGGTTTTGAAGTATCATAATGGATCATACACAAAACAAAACtaggggaaagagagaaagagaaacgtAGTACCAACTGAAACTTTAAATCTTGATTGTAGtataagtaagaaagaaatggtATTTAAGAGGGTTTTCTGACTAATTGGAAAGCCATTAACGACGACATCACACAAATCTCGAGGCCAAAATTAACAATGCCACATGACAAACCTGGTTATATCCGTCATATTGGTACATAAATTTTCATGCACCAATatgattaatgactaaaatacctttagtttatattgaaaaagaaaattttttgtcagaaaaaatataaaaataaaaaaactatggaatactttttttaataaattaccaaaatattcttcccTCTGTGCACTGTGCGGATGGCCCGTGTAACTTTCTTTCACCAGGGAAGCTGGAGACCTTTGAAACGAACAAACTCGGACACACCACTATGAATCCCAAAGCGTGAAAACATCAAGGGTTTATTATCTTCctgcgcaagcataagttgaAACTATTTTGACAGAAACGGCCGTCACAATGCTCGCGATGGCAAAGATTTTATGGGAGAACTCTTTGCGTCTCTTCTGCCCCCACAAGGGAGTAAATCTTAAACCCTATAGGTTCCATGCTTAAGGAATTCAGAATAGTTCAATGATGCCCGTCTTTGTATGCTGCATTGTCTTTGTGTGGCAATGAGAACACTTTTCATTCTTAGTAGATTTGGGCGCAGGCAGCAAAATATCATTGCCTGCAGGATCAAATTGCATGACTAAAAAAGGTACACCAGTTGTATGAAAAAAGCACACCAGtgaaaactaagaaaaagaaataatcgGACACTTTTCATAAATAAAGTCCAAAGGAAAGACACATTTACACACTTGACCAAAAACCACCAGAACATAATATAAGAGAAAGACACTACTAACAACAAAATCTGCCTCATGTCTCCAGACGACCCACTGTTTTCACCGCTTACTCCATGAATGCAAACATGAAAACCTCTACTGCTGAAAGACTCAAAGCAACACCGCCATGGAGATGGTGGTAAGTGAGCCGCGAAGGACCTTCATCCCGCATAGTCATGAGAGTCATTCCACTGGTTGGGATCAATATATGGCCACTCCACAGGAGAGCAGTCTATAGAGTTGAGGAGATCATCTATGGACTGCTCTCCACGTATTTGATCAGTGGATGTCAGCCTTGATTGATCGTGATTTGGCATGGCAACTAGCGGCGACAGCGGAGCCAACGACGTAGATGGTGGTGCTCTGCTCAATGTTTGAGCCCTCAACAACTCACATTTTGCCTTCACCATCGTGTACTTGGCTTCCACCATGCCTACTAAGGCATGAACCTCTTCGATGCCTGCACCATGCAGAATCCTCCTGTTGGCCATGCCATCGAATAATTTCTGCCTCAACTCCACCTCCTTATTCTCCTTGGACAGCTTTGCGAGCTCGTCTGCGAACTTGGATACCCTTTGTCGAAGAAAGCCTTCTTGATTCAGCATCTTCTTGACTTTCTCCATCTCCGGCAACTCATTGAACTTGTCAATGATTTGCAGGACTTGCGCGCCATCCTCCGGCCATATCTCGGGGGTGTGTTCGTTCTTTCCGTAGACAATGGCACATATGGTTACGTCACAGAGGGTGCTGAGCTCGTAGACCTTCTTTAGTAatccttttttcctcttcttgaaCGTAACTCGCCTGGCGGAATCCTTGGCAATGTAGGCCAAGTTCAACTTCTTTCTCGCCATGCTCAATCCACTTGATGAAAATGAGGAAGGCTGCCTTTGTTTATATAATGGTGTGAGGAGGGTGCAGGTAGTCAtattactttttccttttcatttaaGATAGTAAATGCACCACGACTACTATAGGTTGTGGAGGAGATTGCAATTGGGTGCAGTGAGATCAGGAAGATCAAGAAGCAAGCTTTCAGGATAAGCTCAATACAAAAGTATATTGAAAAACGtatctttttcatttatgaaTGTTATTGCCTTGAGAAATTTCGGGTGGCATGGATTAAAACCATTACACCTGGTCTCCATGGGTTGACTGGAGACGAGTTTCTCAAGCATATACAAGCATCAGCTGTCTCAATGTACTTGGAAAACTTGTCAAATGGAAATCTTCTTCTCAAGATTTTTGAGATGTTTTCCTAGGTAATCGCAAATCCAGTCCTGACTCCTAGGTCTTCTATCCGTTGAGCAATTGTCATTAATTATTTTTGCTGGCAAAATATCCTTAATATAGGGAGGTCATAACTGCACATAATTGCATGCATTTTAAAATGGCCACATTTGTGATTGTCTCAAATATCGAACTTCGGAGATTGCCACACTCCTAAGAACACATGTCACACTTGTGAGCCACCTTAGGATGATGATAGTCGATTTTTCAAGAGAAATTTGGCACTTAGAAGAACCTTGCTAGATTATACTATTAAAGATATTGCACCAGGGGTTTTGAAAATCTGAGCTTCATCAATTGAAGCGCCTCATATTAACCCCCTGGCCAGTCTTACAAAGTTTATGCAATCTTAGTAATGCTTGCTATATCTTAAATGGAGAGAAaaacttgtaaaaaaaaaacacttaacaTTTGGGCAGATAACAAATCATTGGCCAACCTTCAAACGTTGATATATAAATCATTCCTCATGAGCAACGAAAGGTATCTTGCCCTTGGAAAggatatttttgttattttatataaaaaaattaatgctcATGCCTGTAGGTGGCACTTTGAGAATTTGTCTCAACAGTTAATCGcctacatgtaaatttttgaaagttaAAGAGTGATCTGTCATTTGTTCAAAAGTAAGATgccattttgaaaagttttccAAATACAAAAAGTGGAAAGTGAGAGGGAGGAGATGTGAAAAAAATCTACGCCTGCTAATGACCCACCCTGATATGGTACGCATCCTAAATTTCTTACTTTGCCATTTCACTTAGTTGACCAAATATTTGGATTGTGAATATGGTttcattttcctaaaaaagATTTACGGGacatgaatgaaaatgaataaagtTTTTTAGGAAGAAAAACTTTTACCATATTGTCAAGTACTTACAGACTTGAGAAAGCTCAAGGAAGAAAATTGCTGTTACATTAACATTAGTTAGTTGACCTGTGTAGAGCTGACATTCAAGGGCAgggccagaaattttttcctatttcatgAGGCacataagtaaataattataagatatttatataaaaataaagaaaaattttgtcgCCAGCCTATATTTATCTCCACTACTGACTGAAAATATACTTCACTAATCTGACCCCACGATAGCTCCTTTAGTTAGCTCCT encodes the following:
- the LOC116262667 gene encoding agamous-like MADS-box protein AGL80, whose amino-acid sequence is MARKKLNLAYIAKDSARRVTFKKRKKGLLKKVYELSTLCDVTICAIVYGKNEHTPEIWPEDGAQVLQIIDKFNELPEMEKVKKMLNQEGFLRQRVSKFADELAKLSKENKEVELRQKLFDGMANRRILHGAGIEEVHALVGMVEAKYTMVKAKCELLRAQTLSRAPPSTSLAPLSPLVAMPNHDQSRLTSTDQIRGEQSIDDLLNSIDCSPVEWPYIDPNQWNDSHDYAG
- the LOC116263351 gene encoding uncharacterized protein LOC116263351 produces the protein MATWVHTITYPLRKARSFFSSAKNRKTHSECQIKQLDLHGEVMACAYEDVQVMWSMLKESRSCIAQS
- the LOC116263231 gene encoding uncharacterized protein LOC116263231 isoform X4 codes for the protein MDRRRRAASSSSSSSTWRQSSRQTHQSLSLSAEPADGCSPGFLSTVFSDAGNGEPGILKRGAFRHLSCTSTPDVYIPATAASVIRASADWEPKPSRRVRGPHRRTAPTASSSVRGRRRSNACPDLWSSSHLPLTADAASSVGGLVPVEPAPGSRFHRRFRGQDTAAPITISSIGARSFGEHGIDAALGPSICEMADRFILLPRRRLRSLNGLDYQHELIREDFHTNPVQAAGHDRFREWRLDVDDMSYEELVELGDQIGYVKTGLKDDEINVCVEKMKLCFLEREWRCSICLEEYRHEEHLGKLECGHEYHVCCIKKWLQQKSICPICKATVSEFNA
- the LOC116263231 gene encoding uncharacterized protein LOC116263231 isoform X3, translating into MDRRRRAASSSSSSSTWRQSSRQTHQSLSLSAEPADGCSPGFLSTVFSDAGNGEPGILKRGAFRHLSCTSTPDVYIPATAASVIRASADWEPKPSRRVRGPHRRTAPTASSSVRGRRRSNACPDLWSSSHLPLTADAASSVGGLVPVEPAPGSRFHRRFRGQDTAAPITISSIGARSFGEFDDLVQHGIDAALGPSICEMADRFILLPRRRLRSLNGLDYQHELIREDFHTNPVQAAGHDRFREWRLDVDDMSYEELVELGDQIGYVKTGLKDDEINVCVEKMKLCFLEREWRCSICLEEYRHEEHLGKLECGHEYHVCCIKKWLQQKSICPICKATVSEFNA
- the LOC116263231 gene encoding uncharacterized protein LOC116263231 isoform X2, which encodes MDRRRRAASSSSSSSTWRQSSRQTHQSLSLSAEPADGCSPGFLSTVFSDAGNGEPGILKRGAFRHLSCTSTPDVYIPATAASVIRASADWEPKPSRRVRGPHRRTAPTASSSVRGRRRSNACPDLWSSSHLPLTADAASSVGGLVPVEPAPGSRFHRRFRGQDTAAPITISSIGARSFGEHGIDAALGPSICEMADRFILLPRRRLRSLNGLDYQHELIREGSQVCWHCHGAKRSGFFLQDFHTNPVQAAGHDRFREWRLDVDDMSYEELVELGDQIGYVKTGLKDDEINVCVEKMKLCFLEREWRCSICLEEYRHEEHLGKLECGHEYHVCCIKKWLQQKSICPICKATVSEFNA